In one window of Paraburkholderia sp. BL10I2N1 DNA:
- a CDS encoding MFS transporter — MKELTARNVSTRSSSSWYRGWFLLLLVLIYASSFVDRIIVAVVGQAVKIDMSLSDFQVGLLGGLAFSVFYSVLGLPIARLADKFNRVVLISISIVAWSAMTALCGTAGSFWQLMLYRLGVGIGEAGSTPTSHSLIADEFGPRRRATALAIYALGPPIGVLAGAFGGGWLVQHLGWRPVFYVVGLPGLVFGLLVWLTLREPKRGGADGVAASTSASAPPLSAVFKLLTSSRAFVQMLLGTVIGAFAQYGINLFIPMYFIRVYNMSFAQAGLIFGLVLGVGGIVGNTLGGVSADWVSVKDRRWYARIPALGTGLGFPLLALAFIADQWQVSVALLFIGTILLNLWNGPTFAVVQSIVEPRMRATASAIVFLLMNLIGQGLGTPVVGFLSDRFASHLFTQGNFHAVCTAPKGPHGAAAALQSPFASACHDASANGVRYAMLTVSVVLIWSAFHYFRAARHLKNR, encoded by the coding sequence ATGAAAGAACTAACCGCCCGGAATGTGAGCACGAGATCGAGCAGCAGCTGGTATCGCGGATGGTTTTTGCTGCTGCTGGTGTTGATCTATGCGTCGAGCTTCGTCGATCGCATCATCGTTGCGGTCGTTGGTCAAGCCGTGAAGATCGACATGAGCCTCAGCGATTTTCAGGTCGGCCTGCTCGGCGGCCTCGCATTTTCGGTTTTCTATTCGGTGCTCGGCCTGCCGATTGCGCGTCTGGCCGATAAATTCAACCGCGTCGTGCTGATCTCGATCTCGATCGTCGCCTGGTCGGCGATGACCGCGCTGTGCGGCACGGCAGGCAGCTTCTGGCAACTGATGCTGTATCGGCTCGGCGTGGGTATCGGCGAGGCCGGCAGCACGCCGACCTCGCACTCGCTGATCGCCGACGAGTTCGGTCCGCGCCGCCGGGCCACCGCGCTTGCGATCTATGCGCTGGGGCCGCCGATCGGCGTGCTGGCCGGCGCGTTTGGCGGCGGCTGGCTCGTACAGCATCTGGGCTGGCGTCCGGTGTTCTATGTGGTGGGCCTGCCAGGTCTCGTGTTTGGCCTGCTCGTGTGGCTTACGCTGCGTGAGCCCAAGCGCGGCGGCGCGGATGGTGTCGCAGCCAGCACCAGCGCCAGTGCTCCGCCCCTGAGCGCAGTGTTCAAGCTGCTGACCTCGAGCCGCGCCTTCGTGCAGATGCTGCTCGGTACGGTGATCGGTGCGTTTGCCCAGTACGGTATCAACCTGTTCATCCCGATGTATTTCATCCGCGTCTACAACATGAGCTTTGCTCAGGCCGGCCTGATTTTTGGTCTGGTGCTCGGCGTGGGCGGCATCGTCGGCAATACGCTCGGCGGCGTGTCGGCGGACTGGGTCAGCGTCAAGGATCGCCGCTGGTATGCGCGGATTCCGGCGCTGGGCACTGGACTCGGTTTCCCGCTGCTGGCGCTCGCCTTCATCGCGGATCAGTGGCAGGTGAGCGTGGCGCTGCTGTTCATCGGCACGATCCTGCTGAACCTGTGGAACGGCCCGACCTTCGCGGTGGTGCAGAGCATCGTCGAGCCGCGCATGCGTGCTACCGCGTCGGCCATCGTGTTCCTGCTCATGAACCTGATCGGTCAGGGCCTCGGTACGCCAGTGGTGGGTTTCCTCAGCGATCGTTTCGCATCGCACCTGTTCACGCAGGGTAATTTCCACGCGGTGTGTACCGCGCCGAAGGGACCGCATGGTGCCGCGGCTGCATTGCAGAGTCCGTTTGCATCGGCTTGTCATGACGCCTCGGCCAATGGTGTGCGCTATGCCATGCTGACGGTAAGCGTGGTGCTGATCTGGTCGGCCTTCCATTACTTCCGTGCGGCACGCCATCTGAAGAACCGCTAA